One genomic window of Magnolia sinica isolate HGM2019 chromosome 3, MsV1, whole genome shotgun sequence includes the following:
- the LOC131239583 gene encoding 15-cis-zeta-carotene isomerase, chloroplastic produces the protein MASSLLLSNPFPTFSHRYNGVTLAVRVPSVLAFAKPPQNRSFQKPSLHRNPNSIEFLRFCSKIRARTSIEETSEENSVSLDGLSVGEDSAVFDLGEQKLSSWIYFTGILGAVLFALNLVWIDPSTGFGTAFVDSVSGLSGSHEVIILILILIFATVHSGLASLRDAGEKVIGERAFRVLFAGISLPLAVSTIVYFINHRYDGIQLWDVKGVPGVHELVWISSFISFFFLYPSTFNLLEVAAVDKPKMHLWETGIMRITRHPQMVGQVIWCLAHMLWIGNSVVAAASFGLIGHHLFGVWNGDRRLASRYGEAFDAVKGRTSVIPFVAILDGRQKLPKDYYREFLRLPYLTITFLTLGAYLAHPLMQAASFRLHW, from the exons ATGGCgtcttctcttctcctctccaACCCCTTCCCTACCTTTTCGCACCGCTATAACGGCGTTACCCTTGCCGTTAGGGTTCCATCAGTCCTCGCCTTCGCCAAACCCCCCCAAAACCGTAGTTTCCAGAAACCCTCGCTGCACAGAAACCCTAATTCAATAGAATTCCTTCGTTTTTGCTCGAAAATCCGTGCCAGGACGTCGATTGAAGAGACCAGCGAGGAGAATTCCGTCTCGTTGGACGGATTATCCGTCGGTGAGGATTCGGCTGTCTTTGATCTTGGCGAGCAGAAGCTCTCATCTTGGATTTATTTTACTGGAATTTTGGGAGCTGTGCTTTTCGCGTTGAATCTCGTCTGGATAGATCCTTCGACGGGCTTTGGGACGGCATTCGTTGATTCTGTCAGTGGGCTTTCTGGAAGCCATGAG GTTATAATATTGATCCTAATTTTGATTTTTGCCACTGTCCATAGTGGTCTGGCCAGTCTCAGAGATGCTGGTGAAAAGGTCATAGGAGAGCGTGCCTTCCGGGTTTTGTTTGCAGGGATCTCACTTCCTTTAGCAGTCAGTACTATT GTGTACTTCATTAATCACCGATACGACGGAATACAGTTGTGGGATGTCAAGGGTGTCCCCGGAGTCCATGAACTTGTGTGGATCtcatccttcatctccttcttttTTCTCTACCCATCAACCTTCAACCTATTAGAAGTTGCAGCTGTTGACAAGCCAAAGATGCATCTGTGGGAAACCGGCATCATGAGAATCACCAGGCACCCCCAG ATGGTTGGGCAGGTGATCTGGTGCTTGGCTCACATGCTCTGGATTGGAAACTCAGTAGTGGCAGCCGCCTCATTTGGCTTGATTGGACACCATCTGTTTGGTGTTTGGAATGGTGACAGGAGGTTAGCATCACGGTATGGTGAAGCCTTTGATGCTGTGAAGGGCCGCACCAGTGTTATACCTTTTGTGGCGATCCTCGACGGCCGTCAGAAGTTGCCCAAAGATTACTACAGAGAATTTCTCCGGTTACCATACCTGACAATCACATTTTTGACGCTAGGTGCATATTTGGCCCACCCGCTTATGCAGGCAGCCAGTTTCAGACTTCACTGGTAG